One genomic window of Salvelinus alpinus chromosome 9, SLU_Salpinus.1, whole genome shotgun sequence includes the following:
- the LOC139584276 gene encoding protein TASOR 2-like isoform X2, protein MDAGVLVPVLPGSKNFDNSIRPPLQNSYMYKESKQSFRYNSAFLINNATLQERYEAFRTKRRDMGYSEEEMEESYGFLLFDDENKANKVGETGVVPGHSTCTTLGDPSKGVYVSKYSDCLDLNRWYHGKSGYIAIIKLTKGRVREVTENYTVNYTSPSNEFDCHVSEQLSSVSANTSSFLAFERTQYYMYELPVGGAVQPPSHVCPFAIVAFSYWDTKTSASEEQEKSEEEKTVFHYYPWRGQLQISSQIYHVGLKSSTGPLIPAKLPTMMSVDGAIQMSDLRQKLPKAIFETCFSGEVSLEGMGCSLYELAPSEAEDTSLSQLTQDLKEKDLALTIQLNDNGFLILLHSSHFLTYEDTGSSKPEVLQGMFVFPDSRAIHRDTKVCWKKPSLSPECLQVVPALNYAETEVEKCLPSPSGELRGLLEQHIQSYASLIHPGLTISPSREASIFPDQFDVPDALKYLYSAPKWTEMGWKRLRSYFHQPGSFELSVSRATELLVAGREERGDEPDDDVYYCLSSPEGSPMSPASLGGPEEQQSGGKAPGDTADTAADFSKALVVSMEDFEKPGKTMEDSNASDKAVKEGNNLLSKEVQERLPSDLSKPLIPADDFGKPGLNKAHSNAPGITLPPKEVQEELPSDLFQPSVSADDSEKPGKTKADCNAPGVRTEDEGTSLIPEEVEVDVQEKVHSDLLQPAVSAEDLGKADLAALGKADCNAPEVGVANEETNLYLKEVQKDMPSGVSQPPVSAEVLRKPSPALATKPNSKAPEAGVEDNVRTLPQKEVQEEVPSDLSQLAVSAKAFGIASMRVMKKATEVTEVSTSPASGNLPTVLVITATERTETVLPHNENLDLINTESTTNNSSSLPCAKVQDKGGSALNGQRGKANQPSKPTEVSHSSISDWRKRPRKRHRFSGLGKRILRSTVADFEAKEKEDMESMDSSEVYLLKKRKERMDLIQVNPLQKEERMDVTQVHPLKMPRELMNLIQDPPLKKKEKVDVTQVHPLKMPRELRNLIQDPPLKMKSKDLIHYHPLRNKESMDLIHDDHPLKKKTERWDLKAIISECGRIFVPHGSEVIAKDIESLKIKGKVLDHKQCADEMMVEACIKVPQPIETGDGPNLELNKSDENKDLPIDSKDSLHEVKMADVGKMASLNPSELVLNKDTDSPSSGKHKKKRQYVAISLSQLKTVLSRGGKRNTSINPAPEDQTSPLNKKSKADTPGMDKMENDNINKANPDRTTGAVEVAKEQTFGLDPKFALALGLTPTELHNDAHKSPEKSDIPLKKDIQDRLDLVPPQATSDQTSEALPSSPSTTIISASERRPFKKKHEHADSIRKKWWLHYRSPASLESEKVAISSQLVTLDPDVSRVVSRGRTCECASTVSCPPADSLTLLVNLARSTSNDKVLEQQSDPKALEKQDDHPSLVISDNSVKDGVSPHDPDGEPEFVLPALLKHPSAARLKLLPQSPSPKGLVVGSGERVVLVSHEHSYSLPPSSLLLGLSGSILQVPISEGLQQHRKDIFADGSQTLRAFLCQQKDQNRKEPGLSPESLSKGIGCKQKFHRFRRFIEKDGSVQVTRLWKENYNFNSDSKFTNDPKDKTVIRALHGPWDFDIKDTKEQVQLIIHMWIGLFYSRSTARFCQADSTLTCLEKMDSTEVGHGTVPAQVPPETKTSSPAYIALSRIPEPEVLDLSSMGKKEAQPLSLEAEVLDLSMKTTSTVLVSLDTESKQIIDCKNQPLYRKATGLHKETISCPKRSTGVELKVYRDRVDSMMSEKSSDLGDDEDYETNNHENDSKGTLQNGVSPYERTLESDRSYILLCEQAASVYIHQEKLLETETAQVLEGNNKKLIQKEEEMTGDGEPNAACLKTMGSKDVNKEQQLKDNDSVKTMPYTEVQMDGDAVNMADTVESNANEARDGAHVVICDGSESKEEMHKVDHNVKDSVEAAKPEAVHTGKDTTNKEITKAQTAVHVGKDFIDKDKALKAVHSENVPRDYGNTKDQVQTAMQDGNDTRDETLPAMICGEDSGDKAPPVVCDGNTSVAEALPEISHTDIDSQKATLSVVHGGNDPRDTTLPVKCNGKLYIDVEPTVVHDINGSTDEELPMGQVGDVSAGTSRVLPEMHGEIKCKDDELPTQVFTVCDGNMPFVGEFDTLIQPNNVLGVAKHEIDEADVETKQQEKELMQGQSKSDDVTTQSSTTFPPGSQHSQDETSERLTGQVEIPPIPREDIAHTDVLHSIGEASEMAQGQVEIPFIGVEIPFIGVEKDSQDINHTEVHDTHPSQKETLITVCDSANVLSAEMLAKIVSKGTESVSRCPTVDEVLYGYIPIPDICSASLAICDADGVSKPLSTGEGYSRCPTPTEYEPPFVPGFSYVHHTPNTVLLPNAKDTNSPNLDSGLALIENEKDHHEPSLSLYKARAATGLHKLHKYSNNNKPNNLEAIDNQFSQILADPRKNPIATSTPLNTPSSSLKERSDYDPYSNMRLAAVEPDLHAHSSRHLLHSFSYSFPNTHCSLTEKAAFSVPSIHPEVLSNETTVTGNFSEIALERETCLRPALSELILQSTRLSIPAGSGPTAASQNLSVHSFTQPQPNSQQPAMIVNLSKSEDSRGQYNWEEGQTDIDPMSSDVLKSKQTDTPVRSNTNAHPYNTEYAREMRQIAVLQDYEDVMADEDVMGENEAPSVDKDKIESSLETNWISDDKHLRSKFRLNKTRLDFINSLRQSQEWEQREFDGVLDFSKQGISSSVTFQSEESDKILSRMEENQQEWLKYCRATGSGSQMDRTKEEDSSVAKPRLVTVLDHKGNRITYENYPVLKPTASMHTRTVPDSNRQGLSSFLEFSKRWDDTHNADESDLTQSSMDLETLIFSERMNQMLKRKSSSSSRYIRSRHRRSNVEERASTSSPAVTVHFSSLQEDQDGSEEHWEAIPSLAGQKIRVEMPERMAMPEETDGEPQHLKKLSCTKGSEMTHVKVSDLVVDSFKAYHAMMTEVCAGKKYPSRTERLKREEAKRNSSPKSRAPSKDFCGQMKEDMYDSLHDNLNSVVRQSCKNKFRFYILVTSSDPFFRETKELLEAEGHIAVEQSQFCLGKESPSCPLHIILRNEDIAEHICEVPHLLELKKSQNVLFAGIDRPDDIVNLTHQELFGKGGFVVFEGAALHTLSLSNMKKMSGFLEGLSKKGKWKWLLHYRDSRKLKENARSSVEAQGKKIFMDVCQEAGMVEVLPYHECDVISRERPNYLHCLVRLQVQNVSARLPVFITDTTADKAFAKHGIFTMNINSFLLISQSDTCTIS, encoded by the exons TGTCTCTGGAAGGAATGGGTTGCAGTCTGTATGAGCTTGCACCCAGTGAGGCTgaagacacctctctctctcagctcacaCAGGACCTCAAGGAGAAAGACCTG GCCCTCACAATACAACTGAATGATAATGGTTTTCTTATACTGTTACATTCATCTCACTTCCTCACATATGAAG ATACTGGGTCCAGTAAGCCAGAGGTATTGCAGGGGATGTTTGTGTTTCCAGACTCCAGAGCTATACATAGAG ACACCAAGGTCTGCTGGAAGAAGCCCTCCCTCTCACCAGAGTGCCTCCAGGTGGTGCCGGCACTGAACTACGCAGAGACAGAGGTGGAAAAGTGCCTCCCTTCACCAAGTGGGGAGCTACGTGGTTTACTAGAGCAGCATATCCAGAGCTACGCTTCCCTCATCCACCCTGGGCTTACCATCAGTCCATCCAGGGAGGCCAGCATCTTCCCAGATCAGTTTGATGTTCCCGACGCCCTCAAATACCTCTACTCCGCCCCCAAGTGGACTGAGATGGGATGGAAACGTCTCAGATCTTATTTCCACCAGCCAGGCTCCTTTGAGCTGTCGGTGTCCAGAGCCACGGAGCTTCTGGTGGCAGGGCGAGAGGAGCGAGGAGATGAGCCGGATGATGATGTCTACTACTGTCTGTCATCTCCAGAGGGGTCCCCCATGAGTCCTGCTAGTCTGGGTGGCCCAGAGGAGCAGCAGTCAGGGGGAAAGGCCCCAGGAGACACAGCTGACACAGCAGCAGACTTTAGTAAAGCACTTGTAGTGTCAATGGAGGACTTTGAGAAACCTGGTAAGACTATGGAAGACAGTAATGCATCAGACAAAGCAGTAAAGGAAGGGAATAACTTGCTTTCGAAGGAAGTGCAAGAAAGGTTGCCCTCGGATCTTAGCAAGCCTCTAATCCCTGCAGACGATTTTGGGAAACCTGGCTTGAACAAGGCACACAGTAATGCACCAGGGATAACTTTGCCTCCAAAAGAGGTGCAGGAGGAGCTCCCCTCTGATCTTTTTCAGCCTTCTGTGTCGGCAGATGACTCTGAAAAACCTGGGAAGACCAAGGCTGACTGTAATGCACCAGGGGTAAGAACAGAGGATGAAGGGACAAGTTTGATCCCAGAGGAGGTTGAAGTTGATGTACAAGAAAAGGTGCATTCTGATCTTTTACAGCCTGCAGTCTCTGCAGAGGACTTGGGGAAAGCTGACCTGGCAGCATTGGGCAAGGCAGACTGCAACGCACCAGAGGTAGGAGTAGCGAATGAAGAGACTAACTTGTACCTGAAGGAGGTGCAAAAGGATATGCCCTCTGGTGTTTCACAGCCTCCAGTCTCTGCAGAGGTCTTGAGGAAACCTAGTCCGGCCCTGGCGACCAAGCCCAATAGCAAGGCACCAGAGGCAGGCGTAGAGGATAATGTGAGAACTTTGCCTCAGAAGGAGGTGCAAGAGGAGGTTCCCTCTGATCTTTCCCAGCTTGCAGTGTCGGCAAAGGCTTTTGGGATAGCCAGTATGAGAGTGATGAAAAAGGCCACAGAGGTGACAGAGGTTTCAACCTCACCTGCATCAGGTAACCTCCCAACAGTGTTAGTCATCACTGCCACTGAAAGAACTGAAACCGTTTTACCTCACAATGAGAACCTTGACTTGATCAACACAGAGTCCACCACAAATAACTCCTCCAGTTTGCCTTGTGCCAAAGTACAGGATAAGGGCGGAAGTGCTCTCAATGGGCAACGTGGCAAGGCCAATCAGCCTTCAAAACCCACAGAGGTCAGTCATTCCTCTATATCTGATTGGAGGAAACGGCCAAGgaaacgtcatagatttagcggATTGGGTAAAAGGATCTTGAGGTCTACAGTGGCTGACTTTGAAGCGAAAGAAAAAGAGGACATGGAAAGTATGGATTCAAGTGAAGTCTACCTATTGAAAAAGAGGAAGGAACGGATGGATTTAATTCAAGTTAACCCATTGCAAAAGGAGGAAAGGATGGATGTAACCCAAGTTCACCCATTGAAAATGCCAAGAGAACTGATGAATTTGATCCAAGATCCCCCATTGAAAAAGAAGGAAAAGGTGGATGTGACCCAAGTTCACCCATTGAAAATGCCAAGAGAATTGAGGAATTTGATCCAAGATCCCCCATTGAAAATGAAAAGCAAGGATTTAATCCACTATCACCCATTGAGAAATAAAGAAAGTATGGATTTGATTCATGACGACCATCCATTGAAAAAGAAGACAGAACGGTGGGACTTGAAGGCAATCATCTCCGAATGCGGTAGAATCTTTGTCCCTCATGGTTCAGAAGTTATCGCCAAGGATATAGAATCATTGAAAATTAAGGGGAAAGTGTTAGATCACAAACAATGTGCTGACGAGATGATGGTTGAAGCTTGTATCAAAGTCCcccaacccatagaaacaggagatggacctAACCTAGAGTTGAACAAGTCAGATGAGAACAAAGATTTGCCCATAGACAGTAAAGACAGTCTGCATGAGGTCAAAATGGCTGATGTAGGCAAGATGGCCTCTCTGAATCCCTCAGAACTGGTCCTGAACAAAGACACGGATTCTCCTTCCTCAGGAAAACACAAAAAGAAGCGTCAATATGTCGCAATATCCCTCAGTCAACTAAAGACAGTTCTTTCAAGAGGGGGAAAGCGGAATACATCCATCAATCCTGCTCCAGAAGATCAAACATCACCCTTGAACAAGAAAAGCAAGGCTGATACTCCTGGCATGGATAAAATGGAAAATGATAATATCAACAAAGCCAACCCGGACAGAACCACAGGTGCTGTTGAAGTTGCAAAGGAACAGACATTTGGCCTAGACCCAAAGTTTGCACTAGCATTAGGCTTGACTCCTACGGAGTTGCATAATGACGCACACAAATCTCCAGAAAAAAGTGATATTCCGTTAAAGAAAGATATTCAGGACAGACTGGACCTGGTCCCACCTCAAGCCACATCTGACCAAACATCTGAGGCTTTGCCTAGCTCACCTTCAACAACAATCATCTCGGCGAGTGAGAGGAGACCATTCAAAAAGAAACACGAGCATGCAGACTCCATTAGGAAAAAAT GGTGGTTGCATTATCGCTCACCAGCTTCTTTAGAAAGTGAGAAAGTAGCTATATCCTCCCAACTAGTGACACTTGACCCGGATGTCAGCCGTGTTGTCAGTAGGGGTAGGACCTGCGAATGTGCCAGCACTGTATCATGCCCACCTGCAGATTCTCTGACCCTATTGGTTAATTTGGCTCGCAGTACCAGTAATGACAAAGTACTGGAACAACAGTCAGACCCAAAGGCTCTTGAGAAACAAGATGACCACCCAAGTTTGGTGATAAGTGACAACAGTGTCAAAGATGGCGTCTCTCCTCATGATCCAGATGGTGAGCCAGAGTTTGTCCTTCCTGCTCTGCTGAAGCACCCTTCTGCTGCTAGGCTTAAACTCCTCCCTCAGTCTCCATCACCCAAGGGGCTGGTAGTGGGGAGTGGGGAGCGGGTTGTGTTAGTCTCACACGAACATTCATACTCACTGCCGCCATCCTCTCTACTATTGGGTTTGTCAGGTTCAATCCTTCAAGTCCCAATTTCGGAGGGACTTCAGCAGCATCGCAAGGATATCTTTGCTGACGGATCTCAAACACTACGGGCCTTCCTGTGTCAGCAGAAGGACCAGAACAGGAAGGAACCCGGATTGTCTCCGGAATCCCTGAGCAAAGGAATCGGGTGCAAGCAGAAGTTCCATCGCTTCCGGAGGTTCATTGAAAAAGATGGCTCAGTTCAAGTGACAAGGCTGTGGAAGGAAAACTACAACTTTAATTCAGACAGCAAGTTTACCAACGACCCTAAGGATAAAACAGTTATTAGAGCCCTACATGG CCCATGGGATTTTGACATTAAGGACACAAAGGAACAGGTTCAGCTCATTATCCACATGTGGATAGGTCTTTTCTACAGCAGGTCCACTGCGAGGTTCTGCCAGGCAGACTCAACTCTAACATGTTTGGAAAAAATGGATTCTACAGAAGTGGGTCATGGAACGGTACCAGCCCAGGTTCCACCTGAGACCAAGACAAGTTCCCCTGCTTATATAGCCCTCTCCAGGATACCAGAACCTGAAGTTTTGGACCTTAGTAGCATGGGTAAAAAAGAAGCACAACCATTAAGCCTGGAAGCTGAGGTATTGGACCTTTCAATGAAAACAACCTCAACTGTGCTAGTCTCTCTAGACACAGAGTCTAAGCAGATAATAGATTGTAAAAATCAACCATTATACCGAAAAGCAACTGGCCTGCACAAGGAAACCATCTCTTGTCCGAAACGAAGTACAGGTGTTGAGTTAAAG GTTTACAGAGACCGTGTGGACAGCATGATGTCAGAAAAATCAAGTGACCTGGGTGATGATGAAGACTATGAAACCAACAACCATGAGAATGACAGCAAGGGTACCCTCCAAAATGGTGTGTCCCCTTACGAAAGAACTTTGGAAAGTGATCGATCGTACATACTTCTGTGTGAACAGGCAGCAAGTGTGTACATTCATCAAGAAAAGCTCCTGGAGACTGAAACTGCTCAGGTTTTGGAGGGCAACAACAAAAAGCTCATCcaaaaggaggaggagatgaCGGGTGATGGAGAACCAAATGCAGCGTGTCTTAAAACCATGGGCTCTAAAGATGTCAATAAGGAGCAACAACTTAAAGATAACGATTCAGTCAAAACAATGCCATACACAGAAGTGCAGATGGATGGTGATGCTGTCAATATGGCTGACACAGTTGAGAGTAATGCAAATGAAGCCAGAGATGGGGCTCACGTTGTCATCTGTGATGGCAGTGAGTCAAAAGAGGAGATGCACAAAGTAGATCACAACGTGAAGGATTCTGTTGAAGCCGCAAAACCAGAAGCAGTGCATACTGGGAAAGATACCACAAACAAGGAAATCACTAAAGCACAAACTGCTGTGCATGTTGGGAAGGATTTCATTGATAAAGATAAGGCACTCAAAGCAGTGCACAGTGAAAATGTTCCCAGAGATTATGGAAACACCAAAGACCAGGTGCAAACTGCAATGCAGGATGGGAATGATACTAGAGATGAGACCCTACCAGCGATGATTTGTGGAGAAGATTCAGGAGATAAAGCACCACCTGTGGTGTGTGATGGGAATACGTCTGTGGCTGAGGCACTACCAGAGATATCACATACTGACATTGATTCCCAAAAAGCAACACTGTCAGTGGTGCATGGTGGAAATGATCCGAGAGATACGACACTACCTGTGAAATGTAATGGCAAGCTGTACATAGACGTAGAACCCACTGTAGTGCATGATATAAATGGTTCCACGGATGAGGAACTACCAATGGGGCAGGTTGGGGATGTTTCTGCTGGGACTAGCAGGGTACTGCCAGAAATGCATGGTGAGATTAAATGTAAAGATGATGAACTGCCCACGCAAGTATTTACAGTATGCGATGGGAATATGCCTTTTGTAGGCGAGTTTGACACACTCATTCAGCCCAATAATGTTTTAGGAGTGGCTAAACATGAAATAGATGAGGCTGATGTAGAAACTAAACAACAGGAAAAAGAATTGATGCAGGGTCAGAGTAAATCTGATGATGTCACAACTCAAAGTTCCACAACATTCCCGCCAGGGTCCCAACATTCTCAAGACGAGACATCAGAAAGACTGACAGGTCAGGTGGAAATACCACCGATTCCCAGGGAAGACATCGCACACACAGATGTTCTACATTCAATAGGTGAGGCATCAGAGATGGCGCAAGGTCAGGTAGAAATTCCATTTATTGGAGTAGAAATACCATTCATTGGAGTAGAGAAGGATAGCCAGGATATTAATCACACAGAGGTGCATGATACTCACCCAAGTCAGAAAGAGACACTGATCACAGTCTGTGATAGTGCTAATGTGTTATCAGCTGAAATGCTAGCAAAAATAGTTTCAAAGGGAACAGAATCAGTCAGTCGATGCCCAACTGTGGATGAGGTGCTGTATGGTTACATCCCCATTCCTGACATCTGCAGCGCCTCCTTGGCCATCTGCGATGCCGATGGGGTCAGCAAACCCCTCAGCACTGGGGAAGGTTACAGCAGATGCCCAACTCCTACAGAATACGAGCCACCTTTCGTTCCAGGATTTTCTTATGTACATCACACACCAAACACTGTTTTGTTGCCCAATGCGAAAGACACCAACAGTCCCAACCTCGATAGTGGTCTTGCGCTCATTGAAAATGAAAAGGATCATCATGAACCAAGTCTTAGTCTCTATAAAGCTAGGGCTGCTACTGGGTTGCACAAGCTGCATAAATACAGCAACAATAACAAACCAAATAATCTGGAAGCCATTGATAATCAGTTCTCTCAAATATTGGCTGATCCTCGCAAGAACCCAATCGCCACTAGCACACCTCTCAACACTCCCTCATCTTCTTTAAAGGAAAGAAGCGATTACGATCCATATTCAAATATGCGACTTGCCGCTGTTGAACCAGACCTGCATGCTCATTCAAGTCGCCATTTGCTGCATAGTTTCTCTTACTCCTTTCCCAACACCCACTGTTCCTTAACAGAGAAAGCTGCCTTCTCTGTGCCATCAATCCACCCGGAAGTTCTGTCCAATGAAACAACAGTAACTGGGAACTTTAGTGAAATCGCTTTAGAAAGAGAGACTTGTTTGCGTCCTGCCTTAAGTGAGCTCATCCTACAGTCCACCCGTCTGAGTATTCCAGCGGGCAGTGGACCTACAGCAGCTTCTCAGAACCTTTCAGTGCACAGTTTTACTCAGCCCCAGCCAAACAGCCAGCAACCTGCCATGATTGTGAATCTCTCCAAGAGTGAGGACAGCAGAGGACAGTACAACTGGGAAGAAGGACAAACAGATATCGATCCTATGTCTTCAGATGTCCTAAAAAGCAAACAAACCGATACCCCTGTCCGCTCAAACACTAATGCTCACCCTTATAACACAGAGTATGCCAGAGAGATGAGACAGATTGCAGTTTTGCAAGATTATGAGGATGTTATGGCTGATGAGGATGTTATGGGTGAAAATGAGGCGCCTTCTGTAGATAAAGACAAAATTGAATCCAGTTTAGAGACCAATTGGATATCAGATGACAAACATTTAAGAAGTAAATTCCGGTTGAATAAAACAAGACTTGACTTCATCAACTCTTTACGCCAGTCTCAGGAATGGGAGCAAAGGGAATTTGATGGGGTTTTGGACTTCAGCAAGCAAGGCATTTCCTCGTCGGTTACCTTCCAGTCTGAAGAATCAGACAAAATACTTTCCCGTATGGAAGAGAACCAACAGGAGTGGTTAAAGTATTGTAGGGCTACGGGGAGTGGCAGCCAGATGGATAGGACCAAGGAAGAAGACTCCTCAGTGGCAAAGCCACGCTTAGTTACCGTTTTGGATCACAAAGGAAACAGAATCACCTATGAAAACTATCCCGTTTTGAAACCTACAGCAAGCATGCACACACGGACAGTTCCTGACTCAAACAGACAGGGCTTGAGCAGTTTTCTGGAGTTCTCCAAGAGGTGGGATGATACACATAACGCTGATGAATCTGATCTTACACAGTCATCTATGGATCTGGAGACCCTCATCTTCTCAGAGAGAATGAACCAGATGCTAAAACGtaagagtagtagcagcagcaggtaCATCCGATCGAGACACCGCAGGTCAAACGTAGAAGAAAGAGCTTCCACCAGTAGCCCGGCTGTGACAGTGCACTTTTCCAGTCTACAGGAGGATCAGGACGGCTCCGAGGAGCACTGGGAGGCGATACCGTCACTTGCAGGACAAAAGATCAGAGTGGAGATGCCTGAAAGGATGGCTATGCCTGAAGAAACAGATGGAGAACCTCAGCATCTTAAGAAATTGTCCTGTACAAAGGGCAGTGAGATGACGCATGTAAAAGTTTCAGATCTGGTTGTGGATAGTTTCAAGGCGTACCATGCTATGATGACCGAGGTCTGCGCAGGCAAAAAATACCCATCCAGAACTGAGAGACTCAAGAGGGaagaagcaaagagaaacagttcGCCAAAGTCTCGAGCTCCAAGCAAAGACTTCTGTGGGCAGATGAAAGAGGACATGTATGACAGCCTGCAtgataatctgaactctgttgtGAGACAGTCATGTAAGAACAAATTCAGGTTCTACATACTGGTGACATCATCTGACCCATTCTTCAGAGAGACGAAG GAGCTGTTAGAAGCAGAGGGCCACATTGCggtagaacagtctcaattctGCCTTGGAAAGGAAAGTCCATCCTGCCCTCTACACATCATCTTAAGGAACGAAGATATTGCTGAACACATTTGTGAG GTCCCTCACTTGCTTGAGTTAAAGAAGTCTCAGAATGTGTTGTTTGCTGGTATTGACCGTCCTGATGACATCGTGAACCTGACCCACCAAGAACTCTTCGGCAAAGGCGGTTTTGTGGTGTTTGAGGGAGCAGCTCTgcacacactcagtctca gcaACATGAAGAAAATGTCTGGTTTCCTGGAGGGACTGAGTAAAAAAGGGAAGTGGAAATGGCTGTTGCACTACAGAGACAGCCGGAAACTGAAAGAGAACGCACG GTCTAGTGTGGAAGCACAGGGCAAAAAAATCTTCATGGATGTCTGCCAGGAGGCTGGAATGGTGGAGGTCTTACCCTACCATGAATGTGATGTCATTTCAAGGGAACGACCCAACTACCTCCACTGTCTAGTTCGCCTACAGGTCCAGAATGTATCGGCTCGTTTACCTGTATTTATAACTG ACACAACGGCAGACAAAGCGTTTGCAAAACATGGGATCTTCACAATGAATATTAACTCTTTCCTGCTGATTTCTCAGAGTGACACATGCACTATTTCTTAA